The proteins below are encoded in one region of Brassica napus cultivar Da-Ae chromosome A6, Da-Ae, whole genome shotgun sequence:
- the LOC125609886 gene encoding plasmodesmata-located protein 1-like, with protein MVSYLKPAWLLCFVFKPSTTKNKNGKSHFVLSGHKNANFMHNLLVKKKKRNTTSKISRSLTVMKPIYQFFAVFWLFFLPFTVISGDNNKNLIFKGCASQKSPDPTGAFSQNLNTLFTSLLSQSAQRSFASTTAGTDNATAVTGVFQCRGDLPAAECYDCVSKIPKLVSKLCGGGGDDGNVVVAARVQLSGCYIRYEISGFRQTSGTEMLFRVCGKKQSGDPGFAGKRDTAFGAAENGVKTGGDGGGFYAGQYESVYVLGQCEGSLGNSDCGECVKDGFEKAKSECGDSISGQVYLHKCFVSYSYYSHGVPNISPLSDGEKRQHTQRTIALAVGGVAVLGFVIVCLLVLKSAMKKKSKYDSY; from the exons ATGGTTTCATACCTCAAACCAGCTTGGCTTCTCTGTTTTGTCTTTAAACCCTCAacgacaaaaaacaaaaacggcAAATCACATTTTGTTTTGTCTGGACACAAAAACGCAAACTTTATGCACAACCTactagtaaaaaaaaagaaaagaaacacaacATCGAAAATCTCTCGGTCTCTCACAGTTATGAAGCCTATCTACCAATTCTTTGCCGTCTTCTGGCTCTTCTTCTTACCTTTCACTGTGATCTCCGGCGACAACAACAAGAATCTGATCTTCAAAGGTTGCGCAAGTCAGAAATCTCCCGACCCAACTGGTGCTTTCTCTCAGAACCTCAACACTCTCTTCACTTCCTTACTCTCTCAATCCGCGCAGAGATCTTTCGCCTCCACAACCGCCGGAACTGATAACGCAACCGCCGTAACCGGCGTTTTCCAGTGCCGCGGCGACCTCCCCGCCGCTGAGTGCTACGACTGCGTCTCCAAAATCCCCAAACTCGTCTCCAAGCTCTGCGGCGGAGGCGGAGACGACGGGAACGTGGTGGTGGCGGCGCGTGTGCAGCTCTCCGGCTGTTATATCCGGTACGAAATCTCGGGGTTCCGGCAGACTTCCGGTACCGAGATGCTGTTCCGTGTCTGCGGGAAGAAACAGTCCGGCGATCCTGGGTTCGCCGGGAAGAGGGACACGGCGTTTGGTGCGGCGGAGAACGGCGTGAAAACGGGAGGCGACGGCGGAGGGTTTTACGCGGGGCAGTATGAGTCGGTGTATGTGTTGGGACAGTGCGAGGGTAGTTTGGGAAATTCAGATTGCGGTGAGTGTGTGAAAGATGGTTTCGAGAAAGCAAAGAGTGAGTGTGGGGATTCGATCTCTGGTCAGGTTTATCTTCACAAGTGCTTCGTTAGCTACAGTTACTACTCTCATGGCGTTCCTAACATTTCTCCACTTTCAG ATGGAGAGAAGAGACAGCACACGCAAAGAACAATAGCTTTGGCGGTGGGAGGAGTTGCAGTTTTAGGatttgtgattgtttgtttgttggttTTGAAATCTgccatgaagaagaagagtaaatATGATagttattga
- the LOC125609887 gene encoding mitochondrial import receptor subunit TOM9-2-like — translation MAAKRFGGSGKSGGGDSNIMAKISNSEIVSQGRRVAGDAVGVSKKLLWSTGKAAWIAGTTFLILVVPLIIEMDREAQLNEIDLQQASLLGAPAQRGF, via the coding sequence ATGGCGGCCAAGAGATTCGGTGGATCCGGTAAATCTGGCGGCGGAGATTCAAACATCATGGCGAAGATATCCAATTCCGAGATCGTCTCGCAAGGAAGACGCGTCGCCGGAGATGCCGTCGGAGTGTCGAAGAAATTGCTGTGGAGCACGGGAAAAGCGGCGTGGATCGCGGGTACGACTTTTCTGATCCTGGTCGTGCCGTTGATCATCGAGATGGATCGCGAAGCGCAGCTCAACGAAATAGATCTTCAGCAGGCTAGCCTCCTCGGAGCACCGGCTCAAAGGGGATTCTAG